The Apostichopus japonicus isolate 1M-3 chromosome 20, ASM3797524v1, whole genome shotgun sequence nucleotide sequence AACTAATAAGCGGTAGCCTATAAAGGCATACAGTATGGATTGGTAATACTGTGTTTGAACGGTCTACGACTTACCAACAtttaaccaaaacaaaaatgagactgaaaacagttttgaaaacttagcaattttttggcatgttcACATTTTCACGGGGGCAATACTGAACAGCTGTTGTGACAGTGAAATTAAAGGAAATGCATAACAAGTAGATGTGCActtaaaggtgggatcgctcgtaatttcctcgtaaattctgtccttcacaccacccgattcaaaaataatatcaatactaccctctatcggatcgtcgctgttgtctcgtaatttctcagcaatcccgtatttacggctagtaagcaataaacgggttcggttacttgaacggtggccttggcgaaattcctgcatagtttcttgtctgtggcagtacagggagttgttatggaacaactccctggtcagtagtatgcggtattacgccgcgttttcgtgtgtgttgtgtgatacaaaactcagtgctttgttttacgttcagaacttttcacaactaatgggctgtacagtataggttacggtcgagctttgcatcaggcgtaatagttcgaccagggagctgctactctagcagttccctgcttttactcttttaggcctacatggtgagcagtcgaagtcaagaaacagctcaagaaactaatagttatgaactttatgtctgattcacgctgactggtgtcacaaaaagacaaacgcgaatgagtgaaaaaattgactgaagtgattacaaactattgggtatcaaacgtaaagtcaagtccgtcatgtgtgaacaattggtatttcagccaatttaggtattaattatacatagactgagtcacagcttacattgtattttatatataaattttagttatatatcaggagggaaagacaaagcattttatgtcatataccatatacagataaatatgtatatttaattatttttggactcctggcaacgggccctttaggcgatcacagagcacttgccctagctgcaccccgtcctcctaaccggtgcacgtaaaccctgtccttgcacccctttgacccgaattaaaaaataacgaaacttgaacggaaaaggaaaggaaaatacgttgccataaggggcggctccaccctctttagaaaggattggcaaaaagggaataagtacatgaacaataaactaatagttatttccattgaaaagtgtctcgctgagcatcggccgtcaaagcaaaaaacttttttttttctaaatcacgtcagtgtattgctttccagcgtactgtactcccagaattgactatcctgtttcttgttccgaacggctcccaacgaaatgccaaaaagtcggcaacggggttggggtgggttacccagctccaccatggggcacctcatcacgactgactcgaattacaactcgtaactttaactgaaattggattgaatttaaaaaaatatatactagatgtctgcatggatcatacttatctatactattgtgtgaccatataggcgaACGGGCTCtatatagtcaaccaggagagactggggggaaactttttttcttgccacagaaaattaaacattgcccggaagttcctagcacgattaattcatttcaaacttcgacggcaatgaaggacaaagagaaccgtataggcctatgcctgactataagatcattgaaccatcacgaacaactccgaataatcttccatttgccgattcatgACACTGGGaagtaaggggtgggggggggggggtggggctttccatttgatccgcaagtatattgaacggtcaccacaacaagggtgtatagcttgggactagcacggggagacttgtcaaccttgtgaacttttttgggggtgagatgcgggggggggggattcgcaaactaaaacatacagggtaaacagaggggaggaaagaggtcaaGAAAGAAAGcgtgaaagacagatgaagggatggaggaagaaagtaaagaaaatgtggagatggaggctaggggtagagatagatatgatatgaaagtacagagagaaaaaaaccaagagcagaaaaatggagatcactgggatactgtcaaatacacaagaagaatatacaatctaaatactggaattaaataatgcaccacataaatacagctttatgacatcaagaaatcaaaggggaaggatataatgtttcaaggatgctggaaaataagacacaacagaagatgattatggtttctgatctattaggcttcttctctctactgctaccaggatgtaagagaccacagggactcgcacaactctttaagttgtgatgacctctgacccttactatgcctaactgttatcttgccaggaaataaatacaccagtgcatgagaggaggtgagagacaggactgattgatcgtgtcgataggggtacatgtgattcaagaagatagatgtaaagattagcatcgtttggacacttcaaatgggaccccctccccaccccccacaccctcccccacgttcaaatcatatcccctcctggcaacggaaatgaacaccagtataaataaaccgatacagatatttatacacgctgtgcgtgtaggcctatatacaataatataaagctggccattctctgattgttactccttgattgaatttccccaaccttgcccaccttgacttagagggtggccaagctcctgattcacagtcatagctactatcgaacaaaatggacgaaagcaatttatctcaatctggtgatgcagatgtatcattagctgctaatccaacatttgtgaatgtcgcacaacctgtcaacaaaagtctgggaaaagtgcttgcccctgccatatgtatgatctcttttgttcaggatcatgtaaatgtggcaatgtgtattcgtatagtctgaggtttttctcccatgctgctccatatctaatcctactggtaacattggacagaacattggcagatggcttcttgagaggtgttgaagtaactggatcaggagtatctgtagagattacataaaacaagagttactagattgcaagtatcctgctatagcttctatggctgtgactaaaaatataccttttgtttagaacttatcacacttatgcagcactggaaactgatatttcaatttaaatggtgtcattgagtttagaggacattgaagttacaagtatgttggtgaaaccaagaccaccctcaagaagcagttctagtcacaagtcaataccatgaaaatggagactccagtaggggaacactttcagctgcccaatcataccattaaagacatgtcccaacaggtaactgaattcgtagactaaccatctcagacatagtacaccacagcagagataaAGTGAGCGGACGGAATGccctagcaccattcaactgaataggctcaatatacaggaaggacatgactaactttatcctgctccatctctgtattctgctatagtttattcgccctctctccttacttaatcctcgctttgtactccacagtttatctaaatacctctgctttcactgactccttttgttcaatacaccattaacttctttctttgtgttcaccatgtcctctctgttccaggctctattgtgtctcttgaatttactgttactagtcagtttgcctctaaagaagatcctgataatatcaggcccacttacttttataaattttcatacacatgtatgctttttagtggatgagcaatatgctaccatttttttcttttcttttggaattaaatgagaatgaaattgtattatttttctgatcacatcagatcagataagattagcactgctcttccagtctgtaattcatgcaaggataaacatataaatttaccttctcctttctgagtgtcaactgatctttctgtggtgacagctgctgagaatgcctctgtttgactttcagcatctttccggaaaagatgcatttgaaacctatacaatgaaaccaaaaaaattgtccgtaaatcatataactgaaatagtaattttactgtacaccccaagcttaattgtatgcataatgaatctggtaatgaccaaatcattacaaacatacatgtttttatcatacctacccaagaaaaaatatgaaagagaaaagtaacaaacaaacacttaggcatatttcaataataacatattgttaacccacattgatttaaacccagataaggatgagatattctttcatactcttcttcaacatatccataaaccgcggtacctttcaagaattgtaaggataattttgtgttgcccaactgcttgcccaacaacttgagctcacatgtcaatgtaaaatttactatgtaaacttcctgtcttagtgaactgattggtttcatatcgctaaaagatgtccagtcttttgatgagagtttgatgtacactcattatttacctactgtgtaaacttcctgtttatgtgagcagttggtttcatgagtgagaattgagatgctacTGTAGCTTACACCATGACATAagcccaccattgtgaaaaattcctgtttacacatgaatagcttgatttcagactaccattaatttaacgctagattactctccacaagagatagtttcggccaccaaatttaatagatattataatttttgaacactaaacatcagatcattcacaagaagctgaacaaaaacaagcatagtatatactgactatatataaaaaatatgataacttagcacagcatcataaagtatgagcatcaggcctacacgcaaaaaaaaa carries:
- the LOC139961704 gene encoding uncharacterized protein — translated: MEKELYKHVHDLTSVSNADFAEHLLQDHTKRFQMHLFRKDAESQTEAFSAAVTTERSVDTQKGEDTPDPVTSTPLKKPSANVLSNVTSRIRYGAAWEKNLRLYEYTLPHLHDPEQKRSYIWQGQALFPDFC